A window from Drosophila yakuba strain Tai18E2 chromosome 3L, Prin_Dyak_Tai18E2_2.1, whole genome shotgun sequence encodes these proteins:
- the LOC6532619 gene encoding F-box only protein 33 — translation MNFSQRQPEWHTIPSVALTHIFDYLDTQDRRSAASVCFSWRLAFFQKRYFRNFRFQLDVGCDDQLAFFHRSMANLARELIVVFDFQNAFHIQKMRRLLYKVARCDNIQKLRFQTHNVGLVAIGNMHSEHLLAIEQCFVEPLKLFLSRKRQPCQILDLGAIEALSYYGHDFLKAMGKPQELLQLTLASIKYDPSHYPILSLDATLLQKCAALQVLSLDYDTLSDELLHTIQVLPLRKLLIAVHGLDSEEHPDVSETAWSHFSSHFSSIELVLTLVYAYEAIELLQHRVLRSNMPVTHVRLLFCEQMNAEALDWMSLHHNETLRSIHYVDSAYKHSNRMNYTRHGFLRQDPFVMMAWRCKQLEEIVVHGYLMDPHNLVGIARLRGRQLKRLEVSMIDWSGAASMNAYNEEISTLLGQQWSPISPDKMPPSLAYDYELRDQFVYEMLRQDLSQ, via the exons ATGAATTTTAGCCAACGCCAACCAGAATGGCACACAATACCATCGGTGGCACTAACTCACATATTCGACTATCTGGATACCCAGGATCGTCGGTCTGCAGCGAGTGTATGTTTTTCCTGGAGACTTGCCTTCTTTCAAAAACG CTATTTTAGAAACTTTCGCTTTCAATTGGATGTGGGATGCGATGATCAGTTGGCCTTCTTCCATCGCTCCATGGCCAATTTGGCCAGGGAACTGATAGTAGTCTTCGACTttcaaaatgcatttcatATCCAGAAAATGCGACGACTTCTGTACAA AGTGGCGCGCTGTGATAATATCCAGAAATTGCGTTTCCAAACCCACAATGTGGGCCTCGTTGCCATCGGAAACATGCACAGTGAGCACTTGTTGGCCATCGAACA ATGCTTTGTGGAGCCGCTGAAATTGTTTTTGAGCCGCAAACGTCAGCCCTGTCAGATTCTGGACCTTGGTGCCATCGAGGCCCTCTCATACTATGGCCATGATTTCCTAAAGGCTATGGGAAAACCACAGGAACTGCTGCAGCTGACGCTCGCAAGCATCAAGTACGATCCTAGTCACTATCCCATCCTCTCGCTGGACGCGACCCTGCTGCAGAAGTGCGCCGCCCTGCAGGTGCTCTCCCTCGACTACGACACACTGTCCGACGAACTGCTGCACACTATCCAGGTGCTTCCGCTGCGGAAACTATTGATCGCAGTGCACGGCCTGGATAGCGAAGAGCATCCCGACGTGTCGGAGACGGCCTGGTCCCACTTTTCTAGCCACTTTTCGAGCATTGAGTTGGTGCTGACCCTGGTGTATGCCTATGAGGCCATCGAACTACTGCAGCATCGGGTGCTGCGTAGCAATATGCCTGTTACCCATGTGCGATTGCTTTTCTGCGAGCAGATGAACGCCGAAGCCTTGGACTGGATGTCGTTGCATCACAACGAAACGCTGCGCAGCATTCACTATGTGGACTCGGCGTACAAACATTCCAATCGCATGAACTACACTCGCCACGGCTTCTTGCGGCAGGACCCATTCGTGATGATGGCCTGGCGTTGCAAACAGCTGGAGGAGATCGTAGTGCACGGGTACTTGATGGATCCGCATAATCTCGTGGGCATCGCTCGGCTTCGTGGTCGGCAGCTAAAGCGTCTGGAAGTCTCCATGATCGATTGGTCAGGCGCTGCTTCAATGAACGCCTACAATGAG GAGATAAGCACCTTATTGGGACAACAATGGTCACCCATCAGCCCTGACAAGATGCCGCCATCGCTGGCCTACGACTACGAGTTACGAGATCAGTTTGTGTACGAAATGCTGCGCCAGGATCTCAGCCAGTAA